CTATCCCGAGGAGGAACACATTTCCTAAAAGCATCGTAAGAATAAGCTGTTAAAAATCTATCCGAGGAACCTTCCTTACTACGAGGCGTTTCCTTTAAAGCATCGTAAGAGAAATGATCGTACATTAATGAATTAACATTTTGGTTTAATATGAGCTTAAAAGTAATGTCTGCCTTCAGTTCTCAGAACAACTCCAGGACTAAACAACTTACTGTTCAAAGATTAAAGTGAATTCATCTTCAGACGGCCGACTGTTAGATAATTATGCGCTCGCTCTTAAATACGATAAACTCGTACAGAAATGTACCAAACAATCATTATTGGGGAAGGAGGCCCGGGGGTGTGTGTGACTCACCTGTTGCTATGCCATCGAACAGTGACAGAACTCGGACTGGTCTGCGCAGGTTTGCAGGGATGGACGGGTAAACACGATGAGGCTCCTACAAGTAACAACAGAGTGATAACGTGTTGAAGGGAAACGAGTTTCCTACAAGGAAATTCCATAAGActtaagtttgtgtttgtgaaactTCATTTATAACAACTTCCTAATGTTGACACTAAGTTGTCACATTACTAAATACACACTGTGCTTAGGGTTGTATACCGCTCGTCTACACTAAtccttttatttaaagtcatttatttaatttgtgatcttaaataaacaattactggaaaaacacaagctgtatttatgagtttaatatttcattaataCTTTTTCTATCCGAAATTTCTAATTTATCACAAATGTTCTGTAGATTGAAAAAGCTAATTTACTTTAATGCTATTAAAATGATCATGTTTCTGATTGGAGACCAGAAGTCTAAGTGACAGTAAacgattcattcattcatttgtagATCAGGCAGACAATTAAGTGGCAACTttgacttttacatttaatgcGTGTAATGTTTGACAAATCTGTTGATCACTCACAAACTCCATGGCGCTGTTGTTGGCGAATAACTCCTGAACACGAATGCTCCAGTCCTTTCTGGGGACCAGCGCACCAGCGCGGGGTCGATGAGGCTGACACAAGTAGCAGATCCACGGGTCCAGCAGCTTCAACGAATCAAACGTCCCCGGGCTGACGAGAATGTTCAGACAGTCCTCGCAGTAAGatctgcagaggaagagaaggacgGGGGACCGGGGGGGGGACGGGagacaattaaaaacacacagtatgTTCATTTCTGCCACTAGAGGTCTCTCAATGAAAACGTAGACTCTGATGACGTTGCTGGAAATGGATAATTCGTGTTATGTCATTTCTTTCCAACGTACCATCGGATGAGTCGACTACCCATACAGCTACTGTAGCCAACGAGATGTTGCACATTCAATCGTGGCGTGGCCCTGCGCTGTCATCCGCGGTCAAAACAATCAAACTAAAAATGTCTTTGACTCATTAGATCGGTGGCTGGCATGAAACACTGGTCAGCTGGATCAATACTGAAATATCATTTCAATAAATTAGGTTTCTACAGGATAAATGTCATGCAattaatgacacacacatactgcgtGGCTGTATTACTGTTGCTGAGTATAAATCTGTGACATTTAATTATCATCTGGTGTTTGGCGGGGGTAAAAGGGAGATGACGCCTTTACCCTCATTAAAATGATTCTATTGGTTTGAACACTTTTGAAACATTGGAATAATGTAAGTACAAAACGTATAAAAGAtagttgtttttagacattttaatactgaaatattacatattatacctttaaactAATAAAGACTCAACTTGTTCCTTTATATTTAGATAGTTATTCAAAGATAAACAAACCTGCAGCAGCTATTGTTGCCGCACAGTATGACCTCCAGTCCAGAGCAGCAGATGGTGCAGTACGACTGATATCCATCTTCATCGTAACGATACAGAGTTTCTGTTAAGTTATCCTGCAGggacacagacagggacacagacagggacacaGACAGGGTCACAGACAGGGTCACAGACAGGTCAGACAGggacacagacagggacacagacagtcagacagggacacagacagggacacaGACAGCATCAGAGTCACAGACagggacacagacacagacagggtcACAGACAGGGTCACAGACAGGGACACAGACAGCGTCAGAGTCACAGACAGGGACACAGACAGCGTCAGAGTCACAGACAGGGACACAGACAGCGTCAGAGACGGGGACACAGACAGCGTCACAGACAGGGACACAGACAGCGGTTAGGACACGTTATAGCACCGGAGGAAAAGCAGTGTTGAGCTTCATACTTCACACATTCAGAGTACAGTCGCTCTTACTGCTgcttgtaacacacacacacacacacacacacacacacacacacacacacacacacacacacacacacacacacacacacacacacacacacacacacacacacacacacacacacacacacgatttctTACTTTACACTCCGAGCAGAGGCTGCCTTTAAACAGAGGGTGAAATATCTCCACGTCTTCAGtcccacaacacaaacagaagtctgcacacacaatataaaacagaatgCAACTCTAGTTACATACCACATCCTACTTATTATGTTTTAACATTAGACATTTTACAAACTCAAGattcatttaaaggttttattggAGGATTAGCAATTCTTACAATTGTGTGCACATAAAACATAACCACTAATCATTTCACCATCCAGCACGACAAAATCAAATATGTATGCTTAAAGGTAATAAATGTCAACACTCACCTTCAATATCCAGCTTCCTGTCCCTGATCCTACGAACAGTCTGctctgaaatgaaagaaaggaatAACTAAATGAGACTTGACAACAATAGAGGTATAATCTTCTTTGgctgaataaaaaacatttgaagctTAATGATAGATTTAATTTGGTACCTCTGAGCTTCTGGTCCGGCTGTGTGTACGTGTTGGTCGAATGGTTGACCTTATTGTAAGATTTGGTGAAGTTCTTCTTCATGTCATCATCATGAAATCCATCAAAACTTAATTTCTTCTTCTGAACCTTCCCTCCTTTACACCCTCCCTTAGCCTTCCCTCTCCCCAATCTTCCTCCCcagtcatctctctctccctctcgggACACCTTCTCCTTCATGACTGCTTTAGTGACTTTTCCCGCTAAATCAAATCCTTCTGAAGCAGGTTTTCCACCTCTGTGGGAGGACGCCACGTCCACGGACGCCTCGTCCACGGACGCCGGCACCACCTTCATCTCGATGCTGTTTATGTTGCTCTTGCTGCTTATCGGGGTGGAGGTGCTGAGGGACGGGGTGGAGGTGCTGAGGGACGGGGTGGAGGAGCTGAGGGACGGGGTGGAGGAGCTGAGGGACGGGGTGGAGGAGCTGAGGGACGGGGTGGAGGAGATGGCCTTCGGGAAGAGTTTCTGCTTCACCTTCAGGCTGTTGTTGTTTGTAGTAACACCTGGACAGAGACATACATGTGAGCATCAGACAGCAGTGAAGATCAGTCACCATGATGCGTACAATGTGTAGATCAGATCGTCTCCGCTCTTACTTAGTCTATATTAGTACGTGTGGCTGTTTATTACCCAGAGGCTGCTactgattataatatatacacagcaTTATTATATTGGCTATGCATGCTAAACTTCCTATGCTTCACCTGTAGCGTGGCCTTTCACCCAGAGTGAAAGTTGGGACTCTGACCACTATAGAGCTGCAGGGAGGATAATAATGCAGAATATTAAAGAACCTGTCTTTGAACATAACATCACTCtacagcagtggttcccaaacgttGTGCCGTGAGActaatcccggtgtgccgtgggattttgaaacaattaggcctattgcatttaactataGACAAGGTTTGtgatttacttcagtgtttcctctaagTGTACTGCTCTGCGGGaggctgcctgggctggatcgtgtgtgtgtgtgtgtgtgtgtgtgtgtgtggctccgtCCTTCGCgatgcagaggagagaatgtaaatacgcaaagcaactgaaatgtgcacatacattagataaataacataagcgcttagtttatttaataaaagagacctgttcaatgtgaaaagtgagttgtgaatataaaaaacaagaaTTTCAGGGAGGGGCGCAGGGTTCCGTTGGGAgggggcgcagcgcagggaagcactgtactttatcggtactttgtcctacacacttatttcacaatatagaaacaataggtcttatatgctttggcctaaatataaataaacataatcattaaaaaaataatgtgtcAAAGCGAAGCCGTTTTAGCCGTttgtgcatggtgggaaatattagagtgtgacacatcacaGGCTCTCtcctagtgtgaaggagaacagcttcttacaaggactcaataaatgttcacagagtgatgacagtgacacgatgtgttatagaggggattctgcccggatatgaacacaggtgtgccttggccacagaaggtTTGGGAACTCTACAGTATATTATGTGGTTCATTCCGCAGGACTAGATTAGCTAATTATTTGAAAAAATCTAATCTACTATATTTGTCTATTGCGTCGCTTTGTGGCGATGTTAAAGCAAATATTACAGCTAATAAACTTGAAAAATGTGAGTTAGTAGTTAGttagtgaactaactacagggacagtctccctggagcagctcagggttaagtgcctttaaccccccccccccgcacatGAAGGTACTCGGTAAATCTATTCAGGCTCTTTAGAAGTCAGATGTTCATACCACTTGTGGCAGCTGTAGGTGTGAGTCCGTCCGGCCCGGTGGGCTGAAAGCCTTCAAAGGCCCAGTCCAACATCTGCTTCAGCAGCTCGTCCCGATCCTCAACACACGCAGGAAAGTGCTTCTTACAGCGGAGCGCTGCCTCCTGATGAAACGCACATAAACATGTAAGCAGGAGCACAAATATGACTCGCACATCTGAACTCTCCAtgagcagtgtgtgttgtgttgtctgAGCAGTTACAACAACAGTGCTGTTTATGTTTATCAGGAAACACGCAGAAAGACACTCAGACCTGCAGGGACAAGAAGATGGCGTCTTGGTAGATGACGCGGGTGGCGAAGGAGTTGGAAGAGAAGTTCTGGGCGAAGGCAGCGAAAGGTTTCAGAGCTTCCAAACTGATCTGGAATCAGAGCAGAGATATAAAAATTAATATCAGTTACTTAAAATGATGCTTGGCAATGTGTAGGCGTTGGACCCAAACTCAACGAGCAACAAGATACCACCCCGATACGACACCTTGTATTAGAAAGACgctttaatacatatttaattaagaACGTGAAACTTTAGGGATTTAAAAAGCCGTCAGAGTAAAGATCTGTAgttttgatgatgtcatcaacaGTGGTCCAGGCCTTCATGTTGATGCACCAAACACAGGAATCATCTGGTGAAGATGTGGCAATGTTGTGCCGCTCTACTCGCTACTTTTGGTTTTCCATCAGCAAAAGTTGCGAGTAGCACCTGGTACCTTTGTTGGCAGGCGTGCCGAGTCAATACAAGCAGGTGGGGTTCAAATACTGAAGACccctgattggtcagagagaaacgtgtgtgtgtgtgtggtgccgTCTCTCTGCCCGCTGAGCAGCTGCTCTCACTAGCTCTTTGGGGGCAGACCGTTAAACCAGGGAAATAAAATCACCAAAACAACAAATGGCTTCACTTTGAATATgaagcaattattattattattattattattattttagtttgtgtaGAAACGTTCTCCTCCGACTCACCTGAGCGGACATGTTCTGTCCGTACCACTCCACCATCCTCCACTCAGGAAGCTGATCCTCTCCCGTGCAGGGTATAATGATGGCTGGCCAGCAAGAGAAGCCCTCCAGCTGACCCCAGACCAGCTCCCCCATCGTagcctgtaacacacacacacacacacacactaataaatTAACAGTATGATATAGTAAGATATtagtacttttttttaaattagtggTTGTAAATTTGCTAATTGGAATAATCCGATTTTACCAGCAATTCTGCCGATTTGGGTGTTCTTGTTAAACTCATGCAGCcgtcatcttcatcttcatcttcatcatcctcgACGATGGCAGACTTTTCCTGTAGAGTTCTTTCACCTATAACAACAGTGACAATAACTTCTAAATGTGTTTCCATACAGAATATGAATAAACACTTGATAACATCAAGGCTCTGCTTCTGTACATCTTCAATCGAAGAAGTAATAACTAATTAAACGAGATCATTAACTCCACGTTTCTTACTTTCTGCCTTTATTAGTCTGCTGGTTCGACTTATTTTGGATTCTTCGGTGACATCGACCACATCTGATGAAGAGGAAGCGGTCACGTTGGTGTTATTATTAGATTTACCTCATTAGTGAAATGTTCATGTCTATGCAGCTGGAACACGTCTTACCAGAAGAATTGTCTGTGAAGTCGGAGTCCTCCATGCCCCTGGAGCGTTTGGAGGGAAGCTGTAGACTGGGTTTGGGTTTGGGGTCAACGCTATCATCTGATGAAGTTTCATCTTTCTTCTTGTCTCCATAACCTGCCTGGACAAGTTTCCTTAGTGACTTTTTACAGCGGCGGCGTTTTCCTGCCCAATTGCATTGTTGGGGTAAAGCTTTGGGAGTTTCCTTGCTGTTAGGAAGAGCCTTGTTGAACACCTTGAGATgggagcaaacacacacacacacacacatttatcatcACATAAATCCATGAGAGGGGAAGTAAAGAACACGTATGCGGGAtgaattgaaatgtataaagaTTACTGACACAAACAGAACTGTTTAGAGACAAAGCAACAAATGGAATGAAAATGGACGATTTGGAGTCTTCGTTTAAAACTGTGAAACTTAGACGGCAGCAGCACAAAGCTTAACTTCCTGTCTGGTTCTCCTGTAACGGGGGGCGTGCTGCCCGCCATACACCGCACAACCCCACTTAAACACATCCTGGAAAGATCTTACCTTAAAGATAAGATCATTTGTGAATATGGCGTCGAACCCCAAGCCTTCTGTACAGGTTTAGCTCTCAACACTCACCTTAGCAAACACCTGCGTCCTGCGAAGAGAGCTCGGCAGCGCCAGGAGGGTCAGGAGGAGTTTACGCAGAGCAGAGTTCTGTCTGGTGACATGCAGCATCTGTACAGACGACACAGGAGCCTCTTGTAATGACATTTGATGGCTACAGAACTAGAACATTATCTACGATATCAAAAACTGTATGACGGtaaaacaacaaactatttAATTTAGGAACTGTGATGTCACTCAAGGGGACCGATAAGCTCGGTACGTCCCTAATAACCTGAGCAGTTCACACCAGGATTAACTCCAGCAGTTATACATTTCATTCAACAGCTGGTGGTGTTTACCTTCGTCCAGCAATGACTCTGTTCCTCCTTTACAGTGTTGAAGAAACGGGTGTAGTCGAATCCcagtatctgtctctctgcaacCGCATCACTAAACAGACCGAGCTGATCCCCCAACTCTGACAGCACATTCCTGGACAATCTATTACCCTGAAGGGAAAACACAGGAAGCATTATACAGGTGGAGTATTATACAGGTGGAGTAGCATTATACAGGTGGAGTATTATACAGGTGTAGCATTATACAAGTGGTGTAGTATTATACAGGTGGTGTAGCATTATACAGGTGATGTAGCATTATACAGGTGGTGTAGTATTATACAGGTGTAGTATTATACAGGTGGTGTAGCATTATACAGGTGTAGTATTATACAGGTGGAGTAGTAAACAGGTGGTGTAGTATTATACAGGTGGTGTAGCATTATACAGGTGGTGTAGTATTATACAGGTGTAGTATTATACAGGTGGTGTAGCATTATACAGGTGGTGTAGCATTATACAGGTGGTGTAGCATTATACAGGTGTAGTATTATACAGGTGTAGCATTATACAGGTGGTGTAGTATTATACAGGTGGAGCATTATACAGGTGTAGTATTATACAGGTGGAGTAGCATTATACAGGTGTAGTATTATACAGGTGGTGTAGCATTATACAGGTGTAGTATTATACAGGTGGTGTAGCATTATACAGGTGTAGTATTATACGGTGGTGGTAGCATTATACATGTGTGTAGTATTATACAGGTGGTGTAGCATTATACAGGTGGTGAGATTATACAGGGGTGTAGCATTATACAGGTGGTGTAGTATTATACAGGTGGTGTTAGTTATACAGTGGTGTAGATTATACAGGTGGTGTAGTATTATACAGGTGGTGTAGTATTATACAGGTGGGTAGCATTATAAGGtggtattagtatgtattataCAGGTGGTGTAGTATTATACAGGTGGTGTAGTTGTATTATACAGGTGGTGTAGCATTATACAGGTGGTGTAGCATTATACAGGTGGATGTAGCATTATACAGGTTGTGTAGCATTAATACAGGTGGTGTAGCATTATACAGGTGGTGTAGTATATATACAGGGTGGtatgtacaggtgtgtagtAATTATACAGGTGGTGTAGTATTATACAGGTGGTGTAGATTATATCAGGTGTGTAGTAGCTTATACAGGTGGTGTAGTAGATTATACAGGTGGTGTAGTATGTATATACAGGTGGTGTAGTATGTATATACAGGTGGTGTAGTATTATACAGGTGGTGTAGCATTATACAGGTGGTGTAGCATTATACAGGTGTAGTATTATACAGGTGGTGCAGCATTATACAGGTGGTGTAGCATTATACAGGTGTAGTATTATACAGGTGGTGTAAGCATTATACAGGTGGTTGGTAGTATTAATACAGGTGGTAGTATTTATACAGGTGGAGTAGCATTATACAGGTGGTGTAGCATTATACAGGTGTAGTATTATACAGGTGGAGTAGCATTATACAGGTGGTGTAGCATTATACAGGTGGTGTAGCATTATACAGGTGGTGTAGCATTATACAGGTGGTGTAGTATGTATTATACAGGTGGTGTAGTATGTATTATACAGGTGGTGTAGTATTATACAGGTGGTGTAGCAATTATCAAGGTGGTGTAGCATTATACAGGTGGTGTAGTATGTATTATACAGGTGGTGTAGTATGTATTATACAGGTGGTGTAGTATTATACAGGTGGTGTAGTATGTATTATAAAGGTGGTGTAGCATTATACAGGTGGTGTAGCATTATACAGGTGGTGTAGCATACAGATGATGTAGTATTATACAGGTGGTGTAGTGTTTATTATACAGGTGGTGTAGTATGTATTATAAAGGTGGTGTAGTATGTATTATACAGGTGGTGtagtatgtattatattatacagGTGGTGTAGTATGTATTATAAAGGTGGTGTAGTATGTATTATACAGGTGGTGTAGTATGTATTATAAAGGTGGTGTAGTATGTATTATACAGGTGGTGTAGTATGTATTATAAAGGTGGTGTAGTATTATACAGGTGAGGGCTCGGCTGCAGATCTTCTAGAGATTCAAGGCGTCTCCTTTCCTCCGTGTGATGAATgtaagtatacagtatattgacaTCTAGCAACAACACTAAAGTTTAAATGGTAATAATCTTAATATCTGAagaatgtttgtttatgtttattatgtttatttattttgaactcaacacttaaaataaaagccctctcttgtttttctgtcGCAAGAATTCCGTAATTTGTTAAAACaaggcttttattctgaaatgtttacataaatatctaaataaaatgaatagaGTACCATCTTACAATTGtggattattaatattatttacaaatgagCAGATGCTTCTCAACCTTATCtaaatataaatgacatttgtaattaaattaaattaaacattccATTATTGACGGGCTTTATGGGTATTAATAAGCTATAGCTGGCATTAAGTCTCACTTagtataaacaaaaaataaatgttcttacACTGATATTCTCCGAATGGTTCAGCACTTTGCTGATGTTCCTCAGTGCCACCTCCCCGAGATGCTCAGGAAGACTCTCCACTAAACTCTCTAGTGTTGCTATATAGAAAGCCACTGCATCCTTCAGGAAGTCCCTCCTCTCCCGTTCCCCCAGATCCACGACAGCGGTGGCCCACAGGAACTCTCTGGCACGAGAACCTACGAGCACCTCTGTTATGGGGAGCCGCTTCGTCCCGTTTTGGAGGAGAAGCAGGTCTCGCTTCCTGAGAAAGCGCTCTGTGATGGAGGGCCGGAGGAGACTGGCTGCGTAGGCGTGAACCAGCATGGACGTCAGCTGCAGCTCCACGGCCACGGCCGCTGTGCTGCGCTGCTGCAGTTCTTGGAGAGCTTCGATGGGCTCTAAAATGTGGCTGAGGAATATGAAGCGCAGTTGGAACTTCTGATCCATCAGCCGGGTTCTGATCCGGTCAGCAGCCTCTGCTTTCTCCAGTGACTTAAAATAGTCGACTAAAAGCCTCCAGCTGCTGGCTACCTTCTGCACAGCGTGGATGAAAAACAGACACTGTGCAGAGATAGGATGGGAGGGGTTATAAGACTCATCATCAAATAACCCTTTCAGACTGGCACTGACGGAGGGGCAGGTGTAGAAGTGGTGGTGGATGTCTGTAACCAGGTCAACCACGCAACTAAAGGAAGCCGAGAGTCCGGCCTGACATGCTCTTGCTGCCATCCCAGGGAGGCCGCAGAGGGATACTAACTTCGGGTTGAAAGCCTGGAGCTTGGACACAAACACCTGGCTCACCCCCGGGTGTGGAGCGTTACAGTAAAACACAGCGGCGTTGGACAGACAAAGGTCACATTTCTGCAGCGCCTCAATCAGAAGCTGTGCATCGGTatctgccgtgtgtgtgtctgtgttcgcCGAGGTTTGTGgatcaacagtgtcaacacTCATCTGCAGCGTGAGCAGAGGCTTCACCACACTGACCCCCAAGCTCTGGTCAAAGTAGCCAATCAGGACAACACTTGTGTTCTGTCCTCCACCCAGCTCCACGCCCACATACAGGTAGAGGCAGTACGGCGAGGGTGAGCAGGCCTTAATGATGTCTGCGGCGTGGGTTGGACTCAAGATGGCAGAAACTGCACTTGTATTTAAGTTTGCCTTTGTGTCCACATTGTCGCTGCAGTATCTTCTGATGAAGTGCAGCAAAGTCTCACGGCtcccttcatctcctttgtctGCTGCTTgctcctccttcatctcctgCGCCTCTTCTTGCAAGGTCGTCtccattttctctgttttctgctCCACAGACACATCCATCGCATCATCTTCATCGGATATCACTATCACATCTGCGTTCTTGTTTAAACTCTCCGTCGGTTTGACTTTTTTTGGTTCTTCCGCGGTTCTGCCCCCCATCTTTACGATGATCTCCAGTTTCTGGGGAGAGTTCTCTGAGGAATGACAATTTAAAAcgggatgaaaacacacactatgAATGCttttcagacacacaacacgTAATAGTGCTGGTTTCATATCATTAAAGTAAAGCTGCATTCACACCGTGCACGGTGGTCCATTCATCAAGTTATAATGCAACGCTGCGCTAATCACAGCAAAGACGAAAGGTGCAATCGTAATCTAACAAACATCAACCACACTGTTGTTATGTGTAAtaatccacagacacactctgctCCCACCTGAGTCAGCAGGAACCATACTCTGTCCACCTCGGGCCTCTAAGGCATGGTACTCCCTGTGCTCGCTTTTGTTCTTGTGAAACAGCGCATTAAACCACTGCAGGAAGATCAGAGCGACTGTAATGTCCTTCTTCATCAGCGCCTCCATGGGGATGTGCTGCAGAGAGATTAAATCTTATACTTGTGTTCATATCCACCACTGAACAGATTATGTTCAGGCTTTAGAAGTGTTTCCATCTGCTGATTAGTTTTCAGATTAACTAGTCGTTCaccactttttgttttttacaatacTCACTCGTATCACTCCAACTTTTCTGAATGCAGCTTGCAGTAAACTGTAGTTGTGGATAGCGTCCACCATGGAGTGGCTTTGGAATCGGACCCTGGCAAGATTCAGGGACTTCGGAAACAACCAGTCCATCAGCTGGCAAAAGGCTGCACctggatacacaaacacacagcacactaaAGTAATCAATAACGTGCAGTCAGGTGAGCAGAGTGCCCACCATCCACCAAAGTATACACAAAATATTCACTATAACAGCATAGCTCAGGATTGTTTGTTGAGGTTAGTGCATGTTGACCTACCTGTGCACACCTGCTCCACCTTTGTGAAGCCTGCCTGTAAAGTTTCATTGAGCCAGGCCAGCAGCTCGTAGCGGTTCGGTAGCATCGAAGTCACAGATACATTCACTGCCACGTTCCTCATGGCCATCTCCTTACGGGACCTGCACAGACGTGAGCATTGaagtgtgaaaaacaaaaccgcTGAGCTAAAATCAGCTGTTTACAAATAGTTGTTTACACCAGGTTTTACCAGATCTACCTGTAACATACCGAAAGAGAAGCCACGATGGACCGTTTTACTGGAAACCATgccaacaacaaacaatgagAAATGTGCAACTGTTCAAACGCTGACTGTCACAGTAGCCGTGTAAAATAACGTGAATTAAATAATGTTCTTAACGTTTAATGTTGGCCATATGTTACAGTTGATCGACTGAACGGGTGGCTGTGGCTTAACTACGCAAAATGCCCGAAGTCAATGCGCAAGTAACAATAGCGTTAACCGTCAACAAACTACGAGTGTAACCAAACAGACAGAAGCTAGCTAGCGTATTTAAACTCCCCACGATTCAGCGAAATTAGTTTATTTTGGGAACTAGTTTAGCCAAACGTTTTATTTGGGGAAACAAGTAAGACGTTAGCCGGTGGGGCTACACAACGCACGCTAAAACGTGAGCTAACCGTAACTTTACTGCACGGGGACGTTGTCGCCCGTTGGAACGCGGCCGCCCGTTGACGTACAGCTGCGTTCATGAACGTTGTGTTCCGTAAAGAACTGGGAGTGAGTTGaaaagttaaatataaatataaatatatatatatatatatatataaatgtaaatatatcgTCTACTCACCCTCTCTGCTACGTTCCTCCTTGTGGGTATTTAAACTATCAGGCTCAACACAACTCCTCCAACCGCTAAACCCGCCCCTCGATACCCGGCTCAGCTAACGTAAACCAGTTCTTAAAAT
This window of the Cottoperca gobio chromosome 7, fCotGob3.1, whole genome shotgun sequence genome carries:
- the LOC115010818 gene encoding uncharacterized protein LOC115010818 isoform X1, with protein sequence MAMRNVAVNVSVTSMLPNRYELLAWLNETLQAGFTKVEQVCTGAAFCQLMDWLFPKSLNLARVRFQSHSMVDAIHNYSLLQAAFRKVGVIRHIPMEALMKKDITVALIFLQWFNALFHKNKSEHREYHALEARGGQSMVPADSENSPQKLEIIVKMGGRTAEEPKKVKPTESLNKNADVIVISDEDDAMDVSVEQKTEKMETTLQEEAQEMKEEQAADKGDEGSRETLLHFIRRYCSDNVDTKANLNTSAVSAILSPTHAADIIKACSPSPYCLYLYVGVELGGGQNTSVVLIGYFDQSLGVSVVKPLLTLQMSVDTVDPQTSANTDTHTADTDAQLLIEALQKCDLCLSNAAVFYCNAPHPGVSQVFVSKLQAFNPKLVSLCGLPGMAARACQAGLSASFSCVVDLVTDIHHHFYTCPSVSASLKGLFDDESYNPSHPISAQCLFFIHAVQKVASSWRLLVDYFKSLEKAEAADRIRTRLMDQKFQLRFIFLSHILEPIEALQELQQRSTAAVAVELQLTSMLVHAYAASLLRPSITERFLRKRDLLLLQNGTKRLPITEVLVGSRAREFLWATAVVDLGERERRDFLKDAVAFYIATLESLVESLPEHLGEVALRNISKVLNHSENISGNRLSRNVLSELGDQLGLFSDAVAERQILGFDYTRFFNTVKEEQSHCWTKMLHVTRQNSALRKLLLTLLALPSSLRRTQVFAKVFNKALPNSKETPKALPQQCNWAGKRRRCKKSLRKLVQAGYGDKKKDETSSDDSVDPKPKPSLQLPSKRSRGMEDSDFTDNSSDVVDVTEESKISRTSRLIKAESERTLQEKSAIVEDDEDEDEDDGCMSLTRTPKSAELLLQATMGELVWGQLEGFSCWPAIIIPCTGEDQLPEWRMVEWYGQNMSAQISLEALKPFAAFAQNFSSNSFATRVIYQDAIFLSLQEAALRCKKHFPACVEDRDELLKQMLDWAFEGFQPTGPDGLTPTAATSGVTTNNNSLKVKQKLFPKAISSTPSLSSSTPSLSSSTPSLSSSTPSLSTSTPSLSTSTPISSKSNINSIEMKVVPASVDEASVDVASSHRGGKPASEGFDLAGKVTKAVMKEKVSREGERDDWGGRLGRGKAKGGCKGGKVQKKKLSFDGFHDDDMKKNFTKSYNKVNHSTNTYTQPDQKLREQTVRRIRDRKLDIEDFCLCCGTEDVEIFHPLFKGSLCSECKDNLTETLYRYDEDGYQSYCTICCSGLEVILCGNNSCCRSYCEDCLNILVSPGTFDSLKLLDPWICYLCQPHRPRAGALVPRKDWSIRVQELFANNSAMEFEPHRVYPSIPANLRRPVRVLSLFDGIATGYLVLKDLGFKVEKCVASEICEDSIAVATVNHDGKIIHVGDARFINQEHIERWGPFDLLIGGSPCNDLSIVNPSRKGLYEGTGRLFFEFYRILQLLKPREEDPKPFFWLFENVVFMNTHDKVNICRFLECNPVLVDAVKVSPAHRARYFWGNIPGMSRPIIASQNDKLNLQDCLEISREARVTKVRTITTNANSLKQGKGLRSLLPVLQSGREDNLWITELEKIFGFPKHYTDVRNMTRLQRQKVLGKAWCVPVIRHLFAPLKDYFACEELLPSSTTSVAHHLPVTPL